A window of Raineyella sp. W15-4 contains these coding sequences:
- a CDS encoding DUF4143 domain-containing protein: MHLIDSGVAARLLRLTSDRLERKVPSVLTQFGHLLETFVVGEVVTQATWAEGVASAGHWRTRDGTEVDRLWQP, translated from the coding sequence GTGCATCTGATCGACTCCGGCGTTGCAGCCAGGCTGCTGCGGCTGACGTCGGACAGACTCGAACGTAAGGTCCCTTCGGTACTCACGCAATTTGGTCACCTCCTGGAGACGTTCGTCGTCGGGGAAGTGGTCACGCAAGCCACCTGGGCCGAGGGTGTTGCCTCGGCAGGACACTGGCGGACCCGCGACGGCACCGAAGTCGACCGGCTCTGGCAACCTTGA
- a CDS encoding type I-E CRISPR-associated protein Cas6/Cse3/CasE, producing MEHRAPPQTTLYLISPPVRELLTRHREHGHVHVMSAYRSGLGSSPRKKLNLLWYVAPAADLLTVQASEPPVWPGKLGEVRSSGTVTYPCEGDLVEIVVERSCQKTPPSHTPEALRTELERHGPDGLKLGKAYRSRPVIVPETERPEWAVGRLAAIGLAPHRETVRVGPLAFASLGAQRRGIPYVEIRAHARVADADKFAGVLDAGTGKGRNYGLGLIRVRPITA from the coding sequence ATGGAACACCGCGCACCACCTCAGACCACTCTGTACCTCATCAGCCCGCCCGTGCGGGAGCTCCTCACCCGCCACCGCGAGCACGGACACGTGCATGTCATGTCCGCCTATCGATCCGGGCTCGGCTCCAGCCCGCGCAAGAAGCTCAATCTGCTCTGGTATGTCGCCCCCGCGGCCGACCTGCTCACCGTTCAGGCCAGCGAGCCTCCCGTTTGGCCCGGGAAACTCGGTGAGGTCCGCAGTTCCGGCACCGTCACGTATCCGTGCGAGGGCGATCTGGTCGAGATCGTTGTCGAGCGCAGTTGCCAGAAGACCCCTCCGTCTCACACGCCCGAAGCTCTGCGCACAGAACTCGAACGACACGGCCCGGACGGACTCAAACTCGGCAAGGCCTACCGGTCACGACCCGTCATCGTTCCGGAGACGGAACGCCCCGAGTGGGCGGTGGGCCGGCTCGCAGCGATCGGGCTCGCGCCGCATCGCGAGACCGTCCGCGTCGGTCCCCTCGCATTCGCCAGCCTCGGCGCCCAGAGACGCGGCATTCCCTACGTCGAGATCCGCGCCCACGCCCGCGTGGCCGACGCCGACAAGTTCGCAGGGGTTCTCGATGCGGGCACCGGCAAGGGCCGCAACTATGGGCTCGGCCTCATCCGGGTTCGTCCCATCACCGCGTGA
- a CDS encoding IS3 family transposase, protein MIFAAIADWADSSAYPVTFMCDQLGVSRSGYYKWRSISPSEREHADAKLSRLIKGYFDALAGNPGVRRIHAELAAAGYYVGRRRVWRLMRALGLQGRHPRVWKRTTEPGDRPVPAPDLIARDFSAKKPNQKWCGDITYIKTWNGWAYLATVIDLHSRKVVGWALDTHMRTSLVTDALNMAVKHRRPPRRVIFHSDRGTQYTSQDFTAYCKKHKIRRSLGRTGICYDNAVSESFFASYKKELIHTRPWPDLQSLKKATFSWIEEYYNRTRRHSALEYLTPEEFELGYRHLYELAI, encoded by the coding sequence GTGATCTTCGCCGCGATCGCGGACTGGGCCGACTCGAGCGCCTACCCCGTCACGTTCATGTGCGATCAACTCGGCGTATCCAGATCGGGCTACTACAAATGGCGCTCAATATCGCCGTCGGAACGCGAGCACGCCGACGCGAAGTTGTCCCGGCTGATCAAGGGCTACTTCGACGCGCTGGCCGGTAACCCGGGCGTGCGCCGGATCCATGCCGAACTCGCCGCCGCTGGTTACTACGTCGGTCGCAGGCGCGTGTGGCGCCTCATGCGTGCCCTCGGTCTGCAGGGACGCCACCCCAGGGTCTGGAAGCGCACCACCGAGCCCGGAGACCGGCCCGTGCCGGCGCCCGACCTGATCGCCCGCGACTTCAGCGCCAAGAAACCGAACCAGAAATGGTGTGGTGATATCACCTACATCAAGACTTGGAACGGCTGGGCCTACCTGGCGACCGTGATCGACCTGCACTCACGCAAGGTTGTTGGCTGGGCGCTCGATACCCACATGCGAACGTCTCTGGTCACCGATGCGCTGAATATGGCAGTCAAGCACCGCAGGCCACCTCGACGCGTGATATTTCACAGCGATCGTGGAACGCAATACACCTCGCAGGATTTCACCGCCTACTGCAAGAAGCACAAGATTCGCCGTTCCCTGGGTCGGACCGGGATCTGCTACGACAACGCCGTATCCGAGTCGTTCTTTGCCAGCTACAAGAAGGAACTGATCCACACTCGCCCCTGGCCGGACCTGCAGTCGTTGAAGAAAGCAACATTCAGCTGGATCGAGGAGTACTACAACCGCACACGCCGCCACTCCGCACTCGAATACTTGACACCAGAAGAATTCGAACTAGGATATAGACACCTCTACGAACTCGCCATCTAA
- a CDS encoding ATP-binding protein — MSDYRSRVADRELARRMSSIGAVLIEGPKGCGKTATASRIARSAIRFDTDANARALLDLNPEELFEQETPILFDEWQRAPQIWDHVRRHVDDLGRRGLCVLTGSATPTDARELHSGAGRIGVLQMRPMSLYESGHSTGEVSLEALLAGETQRAKRTEMTVPALLRRIVIGGWPALLGEDEESARAWMADYLTQIVEVDIPSLGTTRRAPARLRRTFASLGRSVGQPVKAASIAADIAGDDERQPARETVTAYLDALDRLKVTDNSPAWRPHMRSRTQLREAPVRYFVDPSLGLGALGAGSHQLLGDLSTAGFHFEAMAVRDLRVYAQPLGGAIYSWREAHGRKEVDAIVATPDRWAAFEVKLSGEQEVIDEAARGLLSFAAEIDQARHGAPAALVVLTATGGGGRRADGVHVVPLAALGP; from the coding sequence ATGAGTGACTATCGGTCGCGCGTTGCTGACCGGGAGCTGGCACGGCGGATGTCCTCGATCGGCGCGGTCCTGATCGAGGGTCCCAAGGGCTGCGGCAAGACAGCCACCGCATCGCGGATCGCGAGGAGCGCGATCCGCTTCGACACGGACGCCAACGCGCGAGCGCTCCTCGACCTGAATCCTGAGGAACTGTTCGAGCAGGAGACACCGATCCTGTTCGACGAGTGGCAACGCGCGCCGCAGATCTGGGATCACGTACGGCGCCATGTCGACGACCTGGGACGGCGGGGGCTCTGCGTGCTCACCGGGTCGGCCACGCCGACAGACGCCAGGGAGCTGCACTCGGGCGCAGGCAGGATCGGGGTCCTGCAGATGCGGCCCATGAGTCTGTACGAGTCCGGGCACTCGACCGGCGAAGTCTCACTCGAAGCCCTTCTGGCAGGGGAAACGCAGCGTGCGAAGCGTACGGAGATGACGGTGCCTGCTCTCCTGCGGCGCATCGTGATCGGCGGGTGGCCCGCCCTTCTCGGCGAGGACGAGGAATCGGCAAGGGCATGGATGGCCGACTATCTCACTCAGATTGTCGAGGTCGACATCCCAAGCCTAGGCACGACCAGGCGTGCACCGGCACGGCTTCGCAGGACCTTCGCCTCGCTCGGCCGCTCCGTCGGGCAGCCGGTCAAGGCCGCCTCCATCGCAGCCGACATCGCGGGTGACGACGAAAGACAGCCTGCGCGAGAGACGGTGACCGCCTATCTCGACGCGCTCGACCGCCTGAAAGTCACCGACAACTCGCCGGCATGGCGGCCGCACATGCGGTCGCGGACGCAGCTTCGCGAGGCTCCGGTGCGCTACTTCGTCGACCCGTCGCTCGGACTCGGGGCGCTTGGTGCGGGATCACACCAGCTCCTGGGCGATCTGAGCACCGCGGGTTTCCATTTCGAGGCCATGGCGGTGAGAGATCTCCGTGTGTACGCCCAGCCCTTGGGCGGGGCGATCTATTCCTGGCGCGAGGCTCATGGGCGGAAGGAGGTCGATGCCATTGTGGCGACTCCGGATCGCTGGGCTGCGTTCGAAGTGAAGCTGAGTGGGGAGCAAGAGGTGATCGACGAGGCCGCGCGGGGACTGCTGTCCTTCGCTGCGGAGATCGATCAGGCGAGGCACGGTGCCCCGGCCGCGTTGGTGGTCCTCACCGCCACGGGAGGTGGCGGTCGACGAGCTGACGGTGTCCACGTCGTGCCTCTTGCTGCACTCGGGCCGTAG
- the csb2 gene encoding type I-U CRISPR-associated protein Csb2, with product MITIHVTLYRNGFHGLRDTGEPDWPPSPRRILGALLAGAHAVADDSTRDRALDALQRLAAAPPPIIDAPTAIPLGLPGTYAPKTWLPDDKSPRIIDNFLDLSLIGLNTKSRVLKPQDGVALSGGTIMFHIDLDCGDAELAALEAAARHVPYFGTSKDPADLSVTDADNLDAPPKPPVARWYPDARMPGPTHGWQSNTVKWFEDNFQRAFGRNPAIAGLPPIPPAGFVRPLSYGRDVPAVRAEFPTAQLARSVPNHRIPPLILQLNTAIAKAVPDWRAFPLTVSHEQDKPSANGDGRCVGFGLMLLDGSDSSVEEQTRAGELLARYVAQLPEQPHGLVVGRSGALNPTTWTGPAETWYSTTPLRAFPDKRVVHYELAKQLKERYGVELRDLALQLTPRIQRSGRWSNGDLADGLAQWWATLTVSEQIEGPLLLGAATDHGFGTFRPRS from the coding sequence GTGATCACTATCCACGTCACGCTCTACCGCAACGGTTTCCACGGACTCCGAGACACCGGCGAGCCCGACTGGCCCCCCTCACCCAGACGCATCCTCGGCGCACTCCTCGCCGGCGCCCACGCCGTGGCCGACGACTCGACCCGGGACCGCGCGCTCGACGCGCTACAACGGCTGGCCGCAGCTCCCCCGCCCATCATCGACGCACCGACAGCCATACCACTCGGGCTACCCGGCACCTACGCCCCGAAGACGTGGCTCCCCGACGACAAGAGTCCCAGAATCATCGACAACTTCCTCGACCTGTCCCTGATCGGCCTGAACACCAAGTCGCGTGTACTCAAGCCTCAGGACGGCGTGGCGCTCTCCGGCGGAACGATCATGTTCCACATCGACCTCGACTGCGGCGATGCAGAACTCGCCGCGCTCGAGGCCGCAGCACGGCACGTGCCCTACTTCGGCACCTCCAAGGATCCAGCCGACCTCAGCGTCACCGACGCCGACAATCTCGATGCGCCGCCGAAGCCGCCGGTGGCGCGCTGGTACCCCGACGCCCGCATGCCCGGTCCAACCCACGGCTGGCAGTCCAACACCGTCAAGTGGTTCGAGGACAACTTCCAGCGGGCCTTCGGCCGTAACCCGGCCATCGCTGGGCTACCCCCGATTCCGCCAGCCGGCTTCGTCCGGCCACTCAGTTATGGCCGCGATGTTCCGGCTGTCCGCGCCGAGTTCCCCACTGCCCAGCTGGCCCGATCGGTGCCGAATCACCGAATACCGCCACTCATCCTGCAACTGAACACTGCGATCGCAAAAGCCGTCCCAGACTGGCGGGCCTTTCCGCTAACCGTCAGCCACGAACAGGACAAGCCGAGTGCCAACGGCGACGGCCGCTGCGTCGGGTTCGGGCTCATGCTCCTCGACGGCAGCGACTCTTCCGTCGAGGAGCAGACCAGGGCCGGCGAGCTTCTCGCCAGATATGTCGCCCAGTTGCCCGAACAACCTCACGGCCTTGTCGTCGGCCGATCAGGCGCCTTGAACCCGACGACCTGGACCGGCCCCGCCGAGACCTGGTACTCGACGACCCCGCTGCGAGCGTTCCCCGACAAGCGCGTGGTGCACTACGAACTCGCCAAGCAACTCAAAGAGCGCTATGGCGTCGAACTTCGGGATCTTGCCCTTCAGCTAACGCCGCGGATCCAGCGCAGCGGACGTTGGTCGAATGGCGATCTCGCTGACGGCCTCGCCCAATGGTGGGCCACGCTCACTGTCTCCGAGCAGATCGAGGGTCCGCTGCTGCTCGGCGCCGCCACCGATCACGGCTTCGGCACGTTTCGTCCCAGGAGTTGA
- a CDS encoding transposase: MGSTRRRFTDEYKANAVSLVINDGRMNADVARSIGVHEMTLGKWVKKARDEGKQPDRELNGDERAELERLREENKRLRMEAEFAKKVASWFAKDQR; encoded by the coding sequence ATGGGATCGACCCGGCGACGCTTCACCGATGAGTACAAAGCGAACGCGGTATCCTTGGTCATCAATGATGGCAGAATGAACGCTGATGTTGCTCGCAGTATCGGCGTCCACGAGATGACCTTGGGGAAATGGGTGAAGAAGGCACGCGACGAGGGAAAGCAGCCTGACCGTGAACTGAACGGCGACGAACGAGCCGAGCTCGAGCGCCTTCGCGAGGAGAACAAGCGGCTGCGGATGGAGGCGGAGTTCGCAAAAAAAGTAGCTTCCTGGTTCGCGAAAGACCAGCGGTGA
- a CDS encoding type I-U CRISPR-associated protein Cas7 encodes MSLFEQIKSHVADDTVSGLVIEVEYHPLNGPTSPVAPPTYAGDDQNDKTPRHALTEAAFVPQASDDGWHTDFQRTPDSTPRLAQRVVLNSHAAQSGRSETATWHQQKRLGVRLPAIIVDGNPAARTVKEPQLAEALRHTFSTWELAHRQNDAWIKFATAGDKTLVWQQEIVGIDNEADPSQVKSLIAAASAERADLLYRYFPNSAIYGFWLSSGVAARHRLARAYSSEIVGFGAHPVASGATKLDPTGGALNTTGVTVGSDGSLTVKTTATQRTRPSLAGFGQVPAQSATHAFVCELILEQSSLSLQVLRSLHYPDRRQALAATTVLALLSLAGHALATEDGFLRSGCALVPIDERWGWRRRGTRSPEPLPVADADEIAQALREAIAEAGQAGLSFADPITLTFSEPELEIIRQRVASDANTLTSDN; translated from the coding sequence ATGTCACTGTTTGAACAGATCAAATCCCACGTCGCCGACGACACCGTCAGCGGCCTCGTCATCGAGGTCGAGTACCACCCGCTGAACGGACCCACGTCACCCGTTGCGCCGCCCACCTATGCCGGCGACGACCAGAATGACAAGACCCCACGCCATGCCCTCACCGAGGCTGCGTTCGTCCCCCAGGCCTCTGATGACGGCTGGCACACCGACTTCCAGCGCACCCCGGACTCAACCCCCCGACTGGCGCAGCGAGTGGTCCTCAACAGCCACGCGGCCCAGAGCGGACGCTCTGAAACCGCGACCTGGCACCAGCAGAAGCGCCTCGGCGTCCGCCTTCCAGCGATCATCGTCGACGGCAACCCGGCGGCCCGGACCGTCAAGGAACCACAGCTCGCCGAGGCGCTACGCCATACCTTCAGCACCTGGGAGCTCGCGCACCGCCAGAACGACGCATGGATCAAGTTCGCCACCGCCGGCGACAAAACCCTCGTCTGGCAACAGGAGATCGTCGGCATCGACAACGAGGCTGACCCATCCCAAGTGAAGTCGCTCATCGCGGCCGCCTCCGCCGAACGCGCCGACCTGCTCTACCGCTACTTTCCGAACTCCGCCATCTACGGCTTCTGGCTCTCCTCAGGGGTGGCGGCACGGCACCGGCTGGCACGCGCCTACTCCTCCGAAATTGTCGGATTCGGCGCTCACCCTGTGGCCAGCGGTGCGACCAAACTCGACCCTACCGGCGGCGCGCTGAACACGACCGGCGTCACCGTCGGCAGTGACGGGTCCCTGACGGTGAAGACCACCGCCACGCAGAGGACCCGCCCCTCTCTCGCCGGGTTCGGCCAAGTGCCCGCGCAATCCGCCACCCACGCCTTCGTGTGTGAACTCATCCTCGAGCAGTCGAGCCTCTCGCTGCAGGTGCTGCGCAGCCTGCACTACCCCGATCGCCGACAGGCGCTGGCCGCCACCACGGTGCTCGCACTTCTCTCGCTCGCCGGCCACGCACTGGCCACCGAGGACGGATTCCTGCGCTCCGGCTGCGCACTCGTGCCCATCGACGAGCGCTGGGGCTGGCGCCGCCGCGGCACCCGCTCCCCCGAGCCGCTGCCGGTCGCCGACGCCGACGAGATCGCCCAGGCGCTCCGCGAGGCCATCGCCGAGGCCGGGCAGGCGGGCCTGAGCTTCGCCGACCCGATCACCCTCACCTTCTCCGAGCCCGAGCTCGAGATCATCCGACAGCGCGTCGCCTCGGACGCGAACACACTCACCTCGGACAACTGA